The Primulina tabacum isolate GXHZ01 chromosome 1, ASM2559414v2, whole genome shotgun sequence genome contains the following window.
CATATTAgagtaatttttatttataattattgtttgaatttataatttattatgttttgtaatcatcaatttattatgttttgttttattcaaaaatagTGATATTTATGGGGAGAGACCGATGAAACAAAATTGGTAAGACAACAGAACAGAAGTAGTTGAAGTAGTTATTATTCACGTCTCCATTTTAATGAGAGTGATAGATTAGTATTAAATTGTtacactaaattttttttatttgaccGACCATTAAAAAAAATCTCGTGTTTCTAAAATTTCAAATGAACAGGAGCGACCACTTTAACTTGTAAAAGCTATCTATTCAGATCACAACGAAGACTCCATGTTCTAAACGATGATTGATTGTAATATTCACGTTTCTCATAGGTTTAAACTTATGTTatagaaaatttgaattaaCTATTTTTGTGTATATAACAATGATCAAGATAGATACGTAGCATCTGCTACTAAAGTCTATATTGCAAAGTTATGAGTTTTATAAATCAGTCGGGTCAGTGTATATTAGATGTTTCTATTcatatttcaatatcattagatcATCTGAGTCTCTCATATTTTTATGAAAGTGGGtcatatatgttgatgatctaAGAGCTAAAATTTGACTATATCATATATGAAGACATATTTCAAGTGTAACATAGAATAATCTATTCCACAGTATGTAATGGTTTCAACTAATTAATTGGGTGATTTAATTGACGACTGAAATCTAGATTCCAAATATGAGAATTCATAATGGTCATGTTTCTCCCTATTGAAGTCGATCCTCCAGAATCTCAAAATGTTTTGATTATTGTTCTAAATATGCGAAACTTAAATGAAACAATAATACAATGTTGTGGAGTGCAAATGATTTGCGGGCACTTGACATTTCATTTTGATTGAATTGTCTTGTTGGGTACATATTACTATCAAGGAAATATATGAATTCTCAAATAACATCAGTCTTCTTATTTCTTGTTAAAAGGAAAGCAAATAATTATATTGTtcgattttaaatattttatacctCAAATGTGGACCGCTTAtcaagatttattatttttctttaaaattttatatcagAATTATTGAAGCGATTAGAAAAATGGAACTGCCATTTTATAATTTGTAGTCtaaaattaattttgttaaatttggcatcttttcattttttccACTCTATGATGAATATTCTGCTGAAGTTGAAAAGATATACAGAAGATTACGGAAATTTAACTCTAGAGTCCCAAAATTGAACCTTCCTTTGCAAGAATCTGGTATAGTGGTCAGGGCTGGGTTGACTGAAAGGGTTCTTAACCGCTGTGGTGATGCTGGAAATCTAGGATAGAGATTCTTTGAGTGGGCGTGCAAGCAGCCAGGTTATAGACACAGCCACGACGTGTACAAATCAATGATTAAGGTTTTAGGGAAAGTGAGGCAATTTGGGCTCTAATtgaggagatgaggaaagaaAATCCTTAGCTTTTGTCTCCAGATGTTTTTCTTGTTCTGATGAGGAGATTTGCTTCGGCAAGAATGGTGAAAAAGGCAATTGAAGTCCTGGACGAGATGCCCAAGTATGGACATGAACCTGATGAGTTTGTTTTTGGGTGCTTGTTGGATGCCTTGTGCAAGAATAGCAGTGTAAAGGAAGCTGCTTTGCTGTTCGAGGATATGAAGATTAGATTCAAGCCAACTATCAAGCACTTCACATCTCTGTCGTACGGTTGGTGTAAAGAAGGAAAGCTAGTGGAAGCAAAAATTCGTGCTGGTGAAAATGAGAGAAGCAGGTTCTCATGAGCCTGATATAGTAGTTTATAACAATTGCAAGCCCACTGCAACTTCATATACACATGGATATGGAAAAGGTTGGGTGTGAAGCTGATATTATTACGTACACAACTTTGATAAGGAGGGAAAGAACGATTAAGGGTATGAACTTTTAGATGCTATGATACAGAAAGGGCGTGAACCAAATCAGACAACTTATACGCATTTCATGTCAGCTCATGAAAAAAAGTGAGAGTTGGAGGAGTGCCGTGAGCTTTTGGAGGAGATGCGAAAGATTGACGTATTGCCTGACCCGCCCATTTATGGTATCATAATCCGACTGGCATGCAAGCTTGGGGAGACTGAACAAGATATAAAATTTATGAATGAAATAGATACAAATGGATTCAGCCCTGGAGTTGACACCTTTGTCACTTCGATTAATGTGCTCGTCGAGCAAGGATGCTTAGTTGAATCTTGTGATTACTTCAAAAAAATGGTCGGTAGGGGCCTTCTAGCCGCTCCCCAGTACGGGACTTTGAAAGGCCTGTTGAATTCCCTTCTGAGAGCAGAGTCTTAgagatttttcttaaaatcatttttttttacgtatacatgaacatgaaaaaacAATATGCGGAAGGTTAAATCGAGTGTTACCTCCCGCCATTGAACATTTTGATTTCTCTGATTTTCTTTCGGTTGaagccttctaaacacttatccAATCTCTCTATAGACGATGTATTATTCTGTATGAGATTGTATGTTTAGGAACTTCAAtcgctgctatttataggcatctcatatcatcaacgAGTTTATTGTGGGAGCTTAATTGTCAAAGGAAGAGGTGCGTGCACGtctcaattttctaaaatttgaagcTGCTATGTGTTGTTCGTAAAAAATGATAGGCTTCTTGGCCGTCGCCAATTCCTACACGCTACGCCTCGTTTAATATGTGTCATATTTTCTTACACAGATTATTCAAATGGCTAAAGATATATggtgtttttaaaaataaaataaaaaatcaaagcttgcataaaattattgaaaaagttattttatctgCTAAAAAAACACGCTGTGACTAATATCTTTCGACTTCATACTTTAGCTAGTAACTCTTGGGATGTCATAATATACTCTTTCATAATATACTCTTGTCaggataaaaataaaacattgatCTTTGAGCTGttgtataatttaaatattaaagtgGTACAATTATCATCGATTGTAATTGTTGGCCTAGGGGCAAAAGATTTATCTAACAattattatcaaattcaatgTCATTTGTTGGGACTAATAATTACTCCTATTAAGAGAACAATTAAAAcataacacttaaaattttatatagtTTAAAGTTTAAAGTTGCAATATTATCAGGTACTAAACTTTTTTTTGAATCGACAAACATTTGattctaaattaatatttttatcaaaaataTCGTAAGATGACCCATCATTTTAGGCACAACATGTTAAGTATTAGGAATGGTTGACTTGTAGTGAAAAGGTTGTTGGGTTGTTAGCATCGTAAAACCAAATTAATTATATGCtaggatttaaaaaaaaaaaaacagagaaaTTGAAAGGAGAGGGAGAAAGAATGTAAATGGCCGacataaaagaaaaaatggGCCACCCTAGTTGGGGATGCTATGGACCAAACAACTGTTTCAGGTCCAATTCCCATTTTAGATGGGCTTTGTCCCACTTTTTCCATTATGTATTTTTCTCGGCGGACTCATTGTCGGTCGAGCTTTCTCCATTTCAACATTTGGTAAAATTAATCGTGAACATGGCAAATTAAATATAATCAGCAcctcaattttattttcaaaatttcacgCCACAAAATTATATAGTTTACAATAGTTAATATTATAGAACATCGGATGCCGACATGATATCGATATTAATGCTGACATATTTGAGTATTGCTGGTTTGTTCCGCTGAAACAAAGATGTCATAAAATTGgattgatataaaaaaatttttattgcctatatatatattttcatcccTACATTGAAAACATTTTAAATCAAGTCTCTAAAAACTAAACTTATACATACACCATCGTACCAAAACATGCAATGAATCACTCAATCACAGATTTCTTGGTCCAGTGGTTTCTATTGTTCCAAAATAAGACAAGACCTCGAATTCGAGACGTGGGTAAAATCTGGGAAGTTAGAAGGTAAAATAAACTTACACCAAATGATGCACAACGAATCACGTGCTACTAGAAATGCAATTTAATGAAGTAAGAGTAAAGTAAACCCTGTGGGCTATATTTACATAATAACTCTTCGATCAAAAACATGTTGGTGACACATGACGTGTTCACTCCTTTACTGCCCCAACAACTATATAAGCCCACATAGCAACATACCACAAAATAACACTTCTAACATCTCTCTTTCTATATAAAACTTTTAATTACTTGgtggaaaattttaatttttttgaagatTTTCCAGTATCATACTTGTAAATTTAGGGCATATTCAAGATCACTTTGTTGAGAAAACAAAAAATGACTCTCTCGAGCAAAGCCACGTGTAATTCCCATGGCCAAGATTCCTCCTACTTTCTGGGATGGCAGGAGTACGAGAAGAATCCATACGATGAGGTCAAAAATCCCAATGGAATCATACAGATGGGTCTTGCAGAGAATCAAGtactatgtttatgttttttttaaactgGGATCGATTTGGATTTTGTTCTTGTACCAagattttcttttgattttggtACTGTTTTTCTTGATATACCATGTTGATTCTAACAAGTTTTTGTTCACGTTTCTGTAGCTCTCTTTCCAATTACTGGAATCATGGCTGGCTGAAAACCCGGACGCAGCAGGGTTCAAGAGAAATGGAGAATCCGCTTTCAGGGAGCTTGCTCTCTTTCAAGATTATCATGGCCTTCCTGCTTTCAAGAATGTAAGCATGCAATATCGTAGCACaagataaatataaatttaattatatatcatatataCTTAATTATAAAACTCTGtgtataattgtttttaattattattttttcaggCAATGGTGCAATTTATGGCAGAACTCAGAGGAAACAAAGTCAGCTTCGAGCCGAACAAGCTTGTACTAACCGCAGGCGCCACGTCCGCCAATGAAACTCTCATTTTTTGCCTCGCAGAGCTAGGCGAGGCTTTTCTTCTCCCCGCTCCATATTATCCAGGGTACGTAGAAAATTAATGGAAGTCTCGGTTTAATGAGTTAAATCTAAGTGTACATCGAATTTAGTCTGATTAAAGTTATTTAATGCAGTTTCGATAGAGACCTCAAGTGGCGAACGGGAGTTGAAATTGTACCGATTCACTGCACCAGCTCTAATGGCTTTAAAATCACTGCACCAGCACTAGAAAAGGCGTATCAACTAGCCGAGAAACGTAATCTAAAAGTTAAGGGAGTATTAGTGACTAATCCCTCGAATCCTTTGGGGATAACCCTGACCCGCCACGAGCTTAACCTCCTGGTTAACTTCATTGATGCGAAAGGAATCCATCTTATCAGCGACGAGATTTATTCTGGGACCGTTTTTAACTCGCCGAGTTTTGTCAGCATCATGGAGGTTTTGGTGGACTGGAATTACGTCAACACAGAAGTTTGGAACCGGGTTCACATCGTATACAGTCTCTCCAAAGATCTTGGCCTTCCGGGGTTCCGCGTCGGGGCCATCTACTCCAATGACCAGCTCGTTGTGGCGGCAGCCACCAAAATGTCGAGTTTTGGGCTGGTTTCCTCGCAGACTCAGTATCTTCTGACCGCCATGCTTTCAGACAAGAAGTTTACCAAAACTTACACTGTCGAGAATCATAAAAGGCTTAAAAACAGGCATGCAATGCTTGTTAATGGCCTGAAAACCTCCGGGATTTTGTGTTTGAAGAGTAATGCCGGATTATTCTGCTGGGTGGACCTGAGGCATCTTTTAAGCTCCAAAACCTTTGAAGCAGAAATGGATCTATGGAAGAAAATTGTTTTCGAAGTGGGGTTGAATATCTCGCCCGGTTCTTCGTGTCATTGCGACGAACCGGGTTGGTTTCGGATTTGTTTCGCCAACATGTCAGAGGAGACACTAGACCTGGCAatccgacgtataaaatcattCGTTAACACCATTTCTTCAAGTAAAAACAGCAAAGGCTTTTCTTACAGTTCAAGCAGGAATCCTAGAAGAAAGTCACTGGCCAAGTGGGTTTTTCGGCTAACGTTTAACGATTGGGAACGGGAACGTGAACTGTGAACGATGAACGATAGTCTGTGTCAACACCCGGTCGATTCGATTTTTTCTCTCAATTATTTCATGTTGAGTTACGagttaattaattttgtataatttcttttctttttttcctaTTTATCTTTTCATGTAAAGAGAGCACTCGGTCCATCATGTGGACTTGAAGTGATTTGCTCCACATTAATTCCACTGGAAACTTGGAAGTATTTTCCTCCGCAATCATATAATCTCATTAACTCCTTTTTAATTGTGCATAAAATCTTCTCGAAATAATCAAAATCGTTCttgataaatttattaatttcttcatttGTTAGAATAATCGAATTTGTAGACTATTTTATGTCAGTGCATCGGCGACATCAACGGCAAAAGACAATGAAGAAATACATTGTTACCGACGTTGTACTTCAATTCcctgatttatgaaaaatatatacatatataatatttgtcAACCGATGGACTTTATTTAACATTGTCCGAGCCCCGGATAATTAGCATTAATGTTGTACGAGTCAAAGAATGTAATATTCTAAATTAGGGTTGTTGCCAAAAGTCTTTGCCTCTTCGGCTGCTGCTGGAAGAAACCAAGAAAACCCAAGCTCGCAAGTTTGTCAAATCCTCTTTTACACGAAAAATTATATCGAAACATATTGAGTGCATTTATTATCTCACCTTCACCATTGATTTCATCTTAcgagctatatatatatatatatatatatgtctcaTAGTTCTTCATAATTAATTGCATGGTACATGGATAAATCTCTTTGGCTTTCATTGTACTAACTATATATTAATTAACtacttaaatttaaatttaaatttatcatatcCACCTCGTAACGTAATCTTGTTTTGTAGGTAAAAATGATACATTTTACATTATAATCCACtagaataatttttaatttagtccatgatgatgatgattattattatttattgggATTTTTTTTGTCATCTATATTTGTCTCAATGcgattttgataattttaatcttttttaGACTTGGCTCTGGATTGGTCTAATGTAGTGCTACTGTGGCGATGATGTATATATTGTTATGTCAGCATTCTCAattaaaaatgactaaaattatcaaaaataaaaaactaaaatttaaatttgataacataATAATGAAAATCTAACAAAATTACGGGACCAAAAGTTatccattattattattattatcatcattattattataagACTTTTGGTTTTTTCAATAGAGCTAGGTCCGAATTTCTGTCCATTTCGCATGTACTTGCTGACCATATGTCCATTATCCATGTGCTTTAATTTCGGGAAGTGGCTGATGTCATTcgtaatttattttcttttactaattcatgattttttatgtttattttggagaaaataaattgtTTTGGTCTACTAACATGTCTCTTTTTTGTTCTATCTACTAATTATTCAAAGTTTAATTTTAGTACACTGACTTTTATTTTGCTTTTAGTCCTATTTTGCCTTAGGACGTGGCACTAGAAAATACTGATATAGAACCATTACTTGTTGGCATTATATTGAAAATTGATGTCGTGTATAGCGCAACAACGATTGAACCAAAATAGactaattaatattaaaaattagtatactaaaatcaaaatttgagtatttaattgaccaaacacaaaatgagacaagataattgaccaaaaaatttattttcccatTTATAATTTTGTCTTTTTAAATTTAACTGAAATTATTGATTGCATATGTTCAAAATCCATTGCcaattaataatatacataaatcttcgaaaaatatttgtttcattACTACTATATATTCACCTGTTGGTTTTTAACCTCAAAATCTAAAAATAAGTGCAAAACATTACTAATTACCATATCGATCGCTTTCCAATAATGGTGATATCACACAgttattgtaaaatttgtaATGGCATGTTAACAATTTATTCGATATCTATTTTCATCATacaaaaatgattaattaagcTACTCTTCGAATTTATTCTACGGTTCTCTCATTAATCATTTCATCAtcatatatatttcatttatatGAAAGTTATATCAAGGAAACTATATATCAAGGAAACTATATTTTAGGTCATGTAACTTGTATGATTTTCATTTTTAGTTATGTTATCGATCAATTCAAGTCCActaatttgtattttttcaattttagtaattttttaaTTAGAGTGTTGAAGTGTAATTGAATACATCTGTCATGTTGTACGGCAATTTAAGCAGTTGACTAAGATTATAAATTGATtgacaatcaaaaataaaaatcattcaaGTTACAAATACAATTCTAATTATAATTATCTCGAACCAATAATCTGAAACATATATATTCAATTATATGATCAGTACGGAATCTATTTATAGGTGCagagaattttaaattattttgaccgAAAACAATCAtttctctttttttaaaaaagcaacAAAATCTAAAAGGAGCCCTAAAGAATCATGATATTTATACCAAAACCCAACTTTTCTACTTAAATCAGATTCTTTCGAGATATGTTTACAAAAGCGAAGCTGTAAATTAAGGATCCATGAGCTTTACACAAATGACTTTCTTGTCTAGTTAAGCATTGGTCTGCATGTGGCTTCCAAGAGATTTCAAGCTCCAACTAAAATCCAAAAATGGCCAATTATTTTTCTCTCCACTGCAGGCCTTCTTTCTGCGTCAAACTTTCTGCTCTGAGGATTCCATCTTCTTAATTTCTTGAGCAGATCACAAAAATCAAGCCTTTAATATGCTAATAAAAGTACAAAGATTGAAGTTAACAAAGGGTGGGAGGACAACTCCAGACATGAAGCCTTAGCTTTATGGACATTGTTTCCTGTCTTACGATATGGAGTGAACACTTTGTCCACATTACGAATTTGGAAAGAATGGCTAATAATAATAACTACGGTAACATATTGTTCAAGCAGATCAATATATTTGGTATGTTTGTTTCATTTACTCTTTGGTATGTATACACCATAATTGATCAGAAGTGACGTCGAGACGGCCTAACGGGGCGTGATCACGGTTCGGGAATTAGATtaccaaaaaattaaataatatctctgataaataaaatatatataatgttgATCTGAACTtttatacgataaaatggaaagaaaaaaaattgttgtcaaaattatttaaaaaaaaaatattgagcgAAACTACCTGATTTGCACATAATagtcaaaaatatatatttgtccAACTTCTACATTAAGaataatttttgagaatataAATATAACCAATAATTTATAATACATAATAATTGATAACTTGTTAAAAAAGTGTGGCGTTACTCTAGCAATAATGAAAAAATTAGGGATATAAAATAGCTAAAATATTTATCTAAGTTTGTCTATTTTGTGTTTTGGTCAAGTTAGtttgtgtttttgtttttggtctTTTATTTGATGATGTGCTTAAGTCATGTCAGCATTTTCTGGTACTGCATCAATATTTTTTCTAGTGCAATGTCTGCATTAAAATTGAGAAAATTGTTTAATGGATTAAAACTTTAAATTAATCGATAATataacaaaaaatgaaaaaagtcCAAggcaaaatttataattttccatacataaaaaaatttaatagtgGTCTCccattaaaaaaagaaaaagcgaTCTCTCGTTCCACTCTTTTCATTCTATctctatttattttaatgtattgtATAGTGACGAATTACATATCGGAATAATTTTcttataaacaaaaaaaaaaaaatcaagttgcTAGATGAAaacaaaattatgataaattacaaaattaaaattcaaaatatatcatgatACCAATTTACAGGCATCTGTAGTATTTAGGTGTAAGAGGTGTGAacaattttgaattttcttctGACATTCCAATACGTTATTGATATAGTCTCATAGTCGGACAAGCTCTTAGTTATATAACTAATTTGTCGCACGCAGAAATTATTATTAgcgaaaattttattttatgacatTTAAACCATGCACAAAGGGATTAACAGATTATTAGCCTTCATTAGCTAAGTATAAAATAGATTCAATAACTTTTTACATTAGTAAAAGAAAAATGTGGGTTTTAGGAAATAGAATAGGACTTGCTAATTTAACTTTGTTGTTACAATCTctcttgtttaaaaatataacatatgTATATGGTatgcatatttatttatcaTACTATTATTGTATAAATGTATAATAATTGTCACGCCCGAGACCGGGCCCGTGCATGCGTAATTGCACAATGGActcctatagcaactacttcgtattcgtcatcgctttacgaaaatgattgaGTCAGGTTGCTATAAAAGTCGATTGTAGCCCAttataaattcattttaaatatttgatttttataatGTGGGACAATATGTATCACAATAATAGCTAAAAAGGAATAATAactattttaaaacaaaaaaattcctATATACATCGCGCAAGAACTAAAACCATAAAACTTATAGGATTAATGAGCCATGCTTGATCTTTCCAAGCCATATAAGTGTTCATGTACGTATACGCGTAATCCGTAatacacacaatatatatatgCGTGCTATAAATTATGCGATATTTCATGTTAAAAAATTTGCAATGCAAGATTGAGACAATAAACACATGATAATCTGATATAACGTAAAACTACTCATTGTCATTTCgagttattttcaaaaatggatCGATTATAAATATCAAGACGAAATTTGGATGATCAAGTTAACTGGAAGGAAGTGACAAATTTGATTGAGCGGTATGGCGATTCACGTGGAAAGCACATGCAAGTGAAAGAGAACATAGTGttagaatttttctcaaaatcatgttttacgTGTATACaaacatgatatataatatgcggaagcttaaatcgagtgttacctccggccattgaaaattttgatttctctGCTTTTCTTCTCGGTTGAAGCCTTCTAAGCACTGCACGCTCTCTTTAGATGGTGTatatttcttatgaggtgtgtgtgcttagggacctTAATCGttgctatttataggcatctcataccatcaacgagAAATTTTGGGAGCATTATTTTCAAAGGAATAATCGTGTACGCATCTCAGTTTCTGAAGTTAAGTCGGCGTACGCAACTTTT
Protein-coding sequences here:
- the LOC142555541 gene encoding 1-aminocyclopropane-1-carboxylate synthase 3-like; the encoded protein is MTLSSKATCNSHGQDSSYFLGWQEYEKNPYDEVKNPNGIIQMGLAENQLSFQLLESWLAENPDAAGFKRNGESAFRELALFQDYHGLPAFKNAMVQFMAELRGNKVSFEPNKLVLTAGATSANETLIFCLAELGEAFLLPAPYYPGFDRDLKWRTGVEIVPIHCTSSNGFKITAPALEKAYQLAEKRNLKVKGVLVTNPSNPLGITLTRHELNLLVNFIDAKGIHLISDEIYSGTVFNSPSFVSIMEVLVDWNYVNTEVWNRVHIVYSLSKDLGLPGFRVGAIYSNDQLVVAAATKMSSFGLVSSQTQYLLTAMLSDKKFTKTYTVENHKRLKNRHAMLVNGLKTSGILCLKSNAGLFCWVDLRHLLSSKTFEAEMDLWKKIVFEVGLNISPGSSCHCDEPGWFRICFANMSEETLDLAIRRIKSFVNTISSSKNSKGFSYSSSRNPRRKSLAKWVFRLTFNDWEREREL